The DNA region AGGACGGCACCGAGCAGTGCTCCGGGGATCGAACCGATGCCGCCGAAGAGACTGACGCCGCCGACCACGGCGGCTGCGATGGAGAAGAACAGCTCGTTGCCCGAGCCCGCGCTCGGGTAGCCGACCATGAGGCGGCTGGTGACGATGAGGCCACCCATCGCGGCGCACAGTCCGCTGATCGCGTAGACGAGCATCGTCGTGCGACCGATCCGGATGCCGGCCAAGCGGCTTGTCTCGGCGTTCCCGCCGACCGCGTAGATGTGGACACCCGTCGGGGTCAGGCGCAGCAGCACCGTCAGGATGACCGCAGCGACGGCGACCAGGACAACGGGCATCGGCACGCCGAACAGGGCACCACGGCCAACGATCGCGAACGCGGGGTCCTTGACCGAGACCGAGCTGGCGCCAGTGAGGATGAGCGGGATGCTCGCGGCGACACCGAAGCTGGCGAACGTCACGATGAAGGGCGGCAGCCCGAGGAAGTGCACGAGCGCCCCGTTGAACAGGCCCACGACAACTCCGGCGGCCAGCGCAGCGAGCGCCGCGAGCGTCCAGGGCAAGCCGCTCTGCATGAGGAGCGCCGCGATCATCCCGGTCATCGCGACGTTGGATCCGGTCGACAGGTCGATGCCTCCGGTGAGCAGCACGAACGTCTGCCCCAGCGCGAGGAAGGCGATCACCGCCCCGTTCAGCAGCAGGATCTGAAGGTTGTCGACGGTACGGAACTGCGCGGACATCGCACTGAGGATGCCGCCGACGAGGACGACGACGACGGCGATGCCGAGCTCTTCAGGGACGCGACGTCGCGTCATCTTCTGC from Cellulomonas sp. KRMCY2 includes:
- a CDS encoding ABC transporter permease, encoding MTRRRVPEELGIAVVVVLVGGILSAMSAQFRTVDNLQILLLNGAVIAFLALGQTFVLLTGGIDLSTGSNVAMTGMIAALLMQSGLPWTLAALAALAAGVVVGLFNGALVHFLGLPPFIVTFASFGVAASIPLILTGASSVSVKDPAFAIVGRGALFGVPMPVVLVAVAAVILTVLLRLTPTGVHIYAVGGNAETSRLAGIRIGRTTMLVYAISGLCAAMGGLIVTSRLMVGYPSAGSGNELFFSIAAAVVGGVSLFGGIGSIPGALLGAVLIAEVSNGMNVVGVQSYWQPLVIGLIILLGIILDTYRRRVSFSEVLQRLRSRGAVPVAPQAPPLSEAVAADGATTSHTTTRR